From Achromobacter spanius, a single genomic window includes:
- a CDS encoding NAD(P)H-hydrate dehydratase: protein MNTPAVPIDRAALPALFAPRADDSHKGSFGTVGVVGGGPGMTGAALLAARAALKTGAGKVLVGFVQETLPLPCDLLQPELMLRDFRSLLEEDWGVTAWVAGCGIGTGALPANALSELFVLRRHAPLVLDADGLNLLARGEIRPTWGAGPVVLTPHPAEAARLLSVGTDAIQRDRPAAARQLAQRFQAWVVLKGAGTVVSAPDGGLHVNTTGNPGLATAGTGDVLAGMLGGLIAQKLPLDQAVLGAVWLHGAAADALVAQGIGPIGLTAGELADAARALRNQG from the coding sequence ATGAACACCCCCGCCGTTCCCATTGACCGCGCCGCGCTGCCTGCCCTGTTCGCGCCTCGCGCAGACGATTCGCACAAAGGCAGCTTCGGCACCGTGGGCGTGGTGGGCGGCGGTCCCGGCATGACCGGCGCGGCCCTGCTCGCCGCCCGCGCCGCGCTGAAGACCGGCGCCGGCAAGGTACTGGTGGGGTTCGTGCAGGAAACGCTGCCCCTGCCCTGCGACCTGTTGCAGCCCGAACTGATGCTGCGCGACTTCCGCTCGCTGCTGGAAGAAGACTGGGGCGTGACCGCCTGGGTCGCCGGCTGCGGGATCGGCACGGGCGCGCTGCCCGCAAACGCCTTGTCGGAATTGTTCGTCTTGCGGCGGCACGCGCCGCTGGTCCTGGACGCCGACGGCCTGAACCTGCTGGCCCGCGGCGAAATCCGTCCCACTTGGGGCGCGGGCCCCGTCGTGCTGACCCCGCACCCGGCGGAAGCCGCCCGCCTGCTGAGCGTCGGCACGGACGCCATCCAGCGCGACCGCCCCGCCGCCGCCCGGCAACTGGCGCAGCGTTTTCAGGCGTGGGTGGTGCTCAAGGGCGCCGGCACCGTGGTGTCCGCCCCGGACGGCGGCCTGCACGTCAACACCACGGGCAACCCGGGCCTGGCGACCGCCGGAACCGGGGACGTATTGGCCGGCATGCTGGGCGGGCTGATCGCCCAGAAGCTGCCGCTGGACCAGGCCGTGCTCGGCGCCGTCTGGCTGCACGGCGCCGCCGCCGATGCCCTCGTCGCGCAGGGAATCGGCCCCATCGGCCTGACGGCCGGCGAGCTCGCCGACGCCGCCCGCGCCCTGCGCAACCAGGGCTAA
- a CDS encoding alpha/beta hydrolase: MKPSDMSNVDRIAIEMGHAGRNTILYVDEDRNHDRPFKLQTYRPYGYTPDRPVVIVQHGVLRNGDEYRDFWVEAADKHKLLIVALTFSNEIWPGVESYNNGRVFSAGGNPRHIDGWTYALVGNVIKDMIAGEITDGQNVYLFGHSAGGQFVHRLMSSQSHAPFKAVTAGNPGWYTLPTFDHPYPEGMDGVGLTEDHLVKLLAYPMTILAGDKDIETNDPNLPSEPAAMRQGPHRFARAQNYFEFGRKEAERRGVPFGWTLQVVPGIGHDGRAMSAVCASLWFDGKMPDDAELARLAGQQVA; this comes from the coding sequence ATGAAACCTTCCGATATGTCCAACGTGGACCGCATCGCCATCGAAATGGGCCACGCCGGCCGCAACACCATCCTGTACGTGGACGAGGACCGCAACCACGACCGTCCGTTCAAGCTGCAGACCTATCGCCCCTACGGCTACACGCCGGACCGCCCGGTGGTCATCGTGCAGCACGGCGTGCTGCGCAACGGCGACGAGTACCGGGACTTCTGGGTCGAAGCCGCCGACAAGCACAAGCTGCTGATCGTGGCGCTGACGTTCTCGAACGAGATCTGGCCGGGCGTTGAGAGCTACAACAACGGCCGCGTGTTTTCGGCCGGCGGCAATCCGCGCCACATCGATGGCTGGACGTATGCGCTGGTGGGCAACGTCATCAAGGACATGATCGCCGGCGAAATCACCGACGGGCAGAACGTCTACCTGTTCGGCCACAGCGCTGGCGGCCAATTCGTTCATCGCCTGATGAGCAGCCAGTCGCACGCGCCCTTCAAGGCGGTGACGGCGGGCAATCCCGGCTGGTACACACTGCCGACGTTCGATCATCCCTATCCCGAGGGCATGGACGGCGTGGGGCTGACCGAGGATCACCTGGTGAAGCTGCTGGCCTACCCGATGACGATCCTGGCGGGCGACAAGGACATCGAGACCAACGATCCCAACCTGCCGTCCGAACCCGCCGCGATGCGCCAGGGCCCGCACCGCTTCGCCCGCGCGCAGAACTATTTCGAGTTCGGCCGCAAGGAAGCCGAGCGCCGCGGCGTGCCGTTCGGCTGGACGCTGCAGGTCGTACCCGGCATCGGCCACGACGGCCGCGCGATGTCGGCCGTTTGCGCCAGCCTGTGGTTCGACGGCAAGATGCCCGACGACGCTGAACTGGCCCGCCTGGCCGGCCAGCAAGTTGCCTGA
- a CDS encoding ABC transporter ATP-binding protein has translation MSQADTPVIELKNVHKRFEQRPDLAQRILALTGRPIDRRTVYAVNGVDLSIKRGEVVGLVGESGCGKSTLGRVVAGLHRQTEGELLYQGQDANRLRGADKLAYTLGVQMIFQDPQASLNPRQRLRQILGESLKVHKLAPPAEIPGRIDQALTEVGLDTEYRDRFPHQISGGQRQRIGIARALMVAPKFLVCDEPVAALDVSIQAQVINLFMDLREQHGFTYLFISHDLGVVKHISDRVAIMYLGKIVEISTSAEIFARANHPYTQALMAEVPDVARRGRKFTPIKGEIPSPLNPPSGCTFNPRCPHAMPRCREVAPALKEISAGHWSACHLNEASA, from the coding sequence ATGAGCCAAGCCGATACCCCCGTCATCGAGCTCAAGAACGTCCACAAGCGCTTCGAGCAACGGCCTGACCTGGCCCAACGCATCCTCGCCCTGACCGGCCGCCCCATCGACCGCCGCACCGTGTACGCGGTGAACGGCGTGGACCTGTCCATCAAGCGCGGCGAAGTCGTGGGCCTGGTGGGCGAGTCCGGTTGCGGCAAGTCCACGCTGGGACGCGTCGTGGCCGGCCTGCACCGCCAGACCGAAGGCGAACTGCTGTACCAAGGACAGGACGCGAACCGCCTGCGCGGCGCCGACAAGCTGGCGTACACGCTGGGCGTGCAGATGATCTTCCAGGATCCGCAGGCATCGCTGAATCCGCGCCAGCGGCTGCGGCAGATCCTGGGCGAATCGCTCAAGGTCCACAAGCTGGCGCCCCCGGCCGAGATTCCCGGCCGCATCGACCAGGCGCTTACGGAAGTGGGTCTGGACACGGAATACCGCGACCGCTTCCCGCACCAGATTTCGGGCGGCCAGCGCCAGCGCATCGGCATCGCCCGCGCGCTGATGGTGGCGCCCAAGTTCCTGGTCTGTGACGAGCCGGTGGCCGCGCTGGACGTGTCGATTCAGGCGCAGGTGATCAACCTGTTCATGGACCTGCGCGAACAGCACGGCTTTACGTACCTGTTCATCAGCCATGATCTGGGCGTGGTCAAGCACATCTCGGACCGCGTCGCGATCATGTATCTGGGTAAGATCGTCGAGATCTCGACGTCGGCCGAAATCTTTGCCCGCGCCAACCACCCGTACACGCAGGCCCTGATGGCCGAAGTGCCGGACGTGGCGCGCCGCGGCCGCAAGTTCACGCCGATCAAGGGCGAGATTCCGTCGCCGCTGAATCCGCCTTCCGGCTGCACGTTCAATCCCCGTTGCCCCCACGCGATGCCGCGCTGCCGCGAAGTGGCGCCGGCCCTGAAAGAAATCTCCGCGGGCCACTGGTCGGCCTGCCACCTGAACGAAGCGAGCGCCTGA
- a CDS encoding ABC transporter permease has protein sequence MANSPNPGRTRTVQPLAETPRRAAILKKLHARPTVRGSVIALAVLIILVVFAPFFAPQNPYDLANLSLMDGRLAPRQALMDGSIAWLGTDDQGRDMLSAILYGLRISLMVGLSAVVLATAIGGAIGLVAAYIGGWVDTVLMRIVDFILGFPTILVALVLLVVLGRGVDKVILALVLVQWGHYARIMRSRALQERRKEYVEAAANLGFPAWRIMLFHLLPNCLGPVMVFATIQIATAIALEATLSFLGVGVPITEPSLGLLISNGFQYLLSGDYWISLFPGIALLVLILSINIVGDRLRESLDPRRA, from the coding sequence ATGGCTAACTCTCCCAATCCCGGCCGCACCCGCACCGTCCAGCCTCTGGCCGAGACGCCCCGGCGCGCCGCCATTCTGAAAAAACTGCATGCGCGCCCCACGGTGCGCGGCTCGGTCATCGCGCTGGCCGTCCTGATCATTCTGGTGGTCTTCGCGCCGTTCTTTGCGCCGCAGAATCCGTACGATCTGGCCAACCTGTCGCTCATGGACGGCCGCCTCGCGCCGCGCCAGGCGCTGATGGACGGCAGCATCGCGTGGCTGGGCACCGACGACCAGGGCCGCGACATGCTCAGCGCCATCCTGTATGGCCTGCGCATCAGCCTGATGGTGGGCCTGTCCGCCGTCGTGCTGGCAACCGCCATCGGCGGCGCGATCGGCCTGGTGGCCGCCTACATCGGCGGCTGGGTCGACACCGTGTTGATGCGCATCGTCGACTTCATCCTGGGCTTTCCGACCATTCTCGTGGCGCTGGTGCTGCTGGTGGTGCTGGGCCGAGGGGTCGACAAGGTGATCCTGGCGCTTGTCCTTGTGCAATGGGGCCACTACGCGCGCATCATGCGCAGCCGCGCCCTGCAGGAACGCCGCAAGGAATACGTCGAGGCCGCCGCCAACCTGGGCTTTCCGGCCTGGCGCATCATGCTCTTTCACCTGTTGCCCAACTGCCTGGGTCCGGTGATGGTGTTCGCCACCATCCAGATCGCCACCGCGATCGCGCTGGAAGCGACGCTGTCGTTCCTGGGCGTGGGCGTGCCGATCACCGAACCGTCGCTGGGCCTGTTGATCTCCAACGGCTTCCAGTACCTGCTGTCGGGCGACTACTGGATCAGCCTGTTCCCGGGCATTGCGCTGCTGGTTCTCATCCTCTCCATCAATATCGTGGGCGACCGCCTGCGCGAAAGCCTGGATCCCCGTCGAGCATGA
- a CDS encoding succinylglutamate desuccinylase/aspartoacylase domain-containing protein, protein MPTSLPPSSSAPAPRPFLLACPDLSAERLGNTDTPGVWHFDSGAPGKRVMLSALIHGNELCGAWALKDLLAAGLRPRRGTLTLAFCNLAAFDRFDSRNYAPARFVDEDMNRVWSEDKLSAPITQERRRAAELRPWVEEADWLLDFHSMSNSDVPLQLTGLEQRNIDLALALGNPATIIADAGHAAGVRMRDFGRFGEAGDNGTRSLLIECGFHGAPEARGVAADQMARFLVQAGTVDRSDIPAAWFAPGAPLQRALRVTHAVAAKSADFRFAEPWKGLEMLPEAGTVIGWSEGEPVTTPYDNCVLIMPSTANLRPGVTVVRLAQPIA, encoded by the coding sequence ATGCCCACGTCTTTGCCCCCGTCTTCGTCCGCCCCTGCTCCCCGTCCTTTCCTGTTGGCCTGTCCGGACTTGTCGGCCGAGCGCTTGGGCAACACCGACACGCCCGGCGTCTGGCATTTCGATTCCGGCGCGCCCGGCAAGCGGGTGATGCTGAGCGCGCTGATCCACGGCAACGAGCTGTGCGGCGCCTGGGCGCTGAAGGACCTGCTTGCCGCCGGCCTGCGCCCGCGCCGCGGCACGCTGACGCTGGCGTTCTGTAACCTGGCGGCCTTCGACCGCTTCGATTCCCGCAACTACGCCCCCGCGCGCTTCGTGGACGAAGACATGAACCGCGTCTGGAGCGAGGACAAGCTGTCCGCGCCGATCACGCAAGAGCGCCGCCGCGCCGCCGAGCTCCGCCCGTGGGTTGAAGAGGCCGACTGGCTGCTCGACTTTCATTCGATGAGCAATTCCGACGTGCCGCTGCAGCTGACCGGTCTGGAACAGCGCAACATCGATCTGGCGCTGGCCCTGGGCAATCCCGCCACCATCATTGCCGACGCCGGCCATGCCGCCGGCGTGCGCATGCGCGATTTCGGCCGCTTCGGCGAAGCCGGCGACAACGGCACGCGGTCCCTGCTGATTGAATGCGGTTTCCATGGCGCCCCCGAGGCGCGCGGCGTGGCCGCCGACCAGATGGCGCGCTTTCTGGTGCAAGCCGGCACGGTGGACCGCAGCGACATCCCCGCCGCCTGGTTCGCGCCCGGCGCGCCGCTGCAGCGCGCGCTGCGCGTCACTCACGCCGTCGCCGCCAAGAGTGCCGACTTCCGCTTTGCCGAGCCCTGGAAGGGCCTGGAGATGCTGCCCGAAGCGGGCACCGTCATCGGCTGGTCGGAAGGCGAGCCCGTCACCACCCCGTACGACAACTGCGTGCTCATCATGCCGTCCACCGCCAACCTGCGGCCCGGCGTCACCGTCGTGCGCCTGGCGCAGCCGATCGCCTAG
- a CDS encoding M20 family metallopeptidase yields the protein MSNTQSTEQIVAGIQGWLQCESPSNFPEGIAAMARIIADYAAAAGLTVELSSLGPTTGPLLYATNRAPGDTRPGILILAHMDTVHPVGTLLENPVRIDGDRLYGPGSYDMKAGIYLALTALAGVARPGATQLPVDFLVVPDEETGSHASRTHIERFAANAKYALVCEPARPNGGKCVTARKGTGMLNLNVKGRPAHAGMQHEKGRSAIREMAHQVLALEAMTDYDRGITVSVGTIAGGTVTNTVPALCRCVVDFRVPDMGAAEDVLRRMRELCAVGPDVELDIDVELNRPPMVKTEEAAALLALVQGFADRAGFLLEDAPMTGGGSDANFTSAMGIPTLDGLGADGDGAHTLNEYVLVSTLEQRLKFWELLLRDLA from the coding sequence ATGTCCAACACTCAAAGCACTGAACAGATCGTCGCCGGCATTCAAGGCTGGCTGCAATGCGAATCGCCGTCGAACTTCCCCGAAGGCATCGCCGCAATGGCGCGCATCATCGCCGACTACGCGGCCGCCGCCGGCCTGACGGTGGAGCTGTCGTCGCTGGGCCCCACGACGGGCCCGCTGCTGTACGCGACCAACCGCGCGCCGGGCGATACGCGTCCCGGCATCCTGATCCTGGCGCACATGGACACGGTGCACCCGGTGGGCACGCTGCTGGAGAACCCGGTGCGCATCGACGGCGACCGTCTCTACGGCCCGGGCAGCTATGACATGAAGGCGGGCATCTATCTGGCGCTGACGGCCCTGGCCGGCGTGGCGCGTCCGGGTGCAACGCAATTGCCGGTGGATTTCCTGGTGGTGCCCGACGAAGAAACCGGCAGCCACGCGTCGCGCACGCACATCGAACGCTTCGCCGCCAATGCCAAGTACGCGCTGGTCTGCGAACCGGCCCGTCCCAACGGCGGCAAGTGCGTGACGGCGCGCAAGGGCACGGGCATGCTGAACCTGAACGTGAAGGGCCGCCCGGCACACGCAGGCATGCAGCACGAGAAGGGCCGCAGCGCTATTCGTGAAATGGCGCACCAGGTGCTGGCACTGGAAGCCATGACGGACTACGACCGTGGCATCACGGTGAGCGTTGGGACCATCGCGGGCGGTACGGTCACCAACACGGTTCCGGCGCTGTGCCGCTGCGTGGTGGATTTCCGGGTGCCTGACATGGGGGCTGCGGAAGACGTGCTGCGCCGGATGCGTGAACTGTGCGCAGTGGGTCCGGATGTTGAACTGGACATCGACGTGGAACTGAACCGTCCGCCGATGGTGAAGACGGAAGAAGCGGCTGCGTTGCTGGCGTTGGTGCAGGGCTTTGCGGATCGCGCGGGTTTTCTGCTTGAGGATGCGCCGATGACGGGCGGCGGCAGCGATGCCAACTTCACGTCGGCAATGGGTATTCCGACGCTGGACGGGTTGGGAGCTGATGGAGATGGGGCGCATACGTTGAATGAGTATGTGCTGGTGTCTACGTTGGAGCAGCGGTTGAAGTTTTGGGAATTGCTGCTGCGGGATTTGGCTTAA
- a CDS encoding ABC transporter ATP-binding protein — MSDILLDVRGLRTAFHTEAGAWLAVDGVDLTVRRGEIVGLVGESGSGKSVTGFSLLGLIDPPGEVVDGEVKFKGTDLRKLSEEQMRQLRGNRIAMIFQDPLMTLNPVLRIGEQMMEAILTHEDVPRAQAEERCREALAMVGIPSPETRLKSYPHEFSGGMRQRVAIAIAMLNKPDLIICDEPTTALDVTIQGQILYRMQQICREHNTALIWITHDLGVVAELADRVAVMYAGRIVESGPVEQVLDAPRHPYTRGLLDSMPGATQPGARLHQINGMAPSLAGRPSGCAFRPRCTNAVTRCTEQAPSVTTEGSRSYRCYVPIAREAQ; from the coding sequence ATGAGCGACATTCTTCTTGATGTGCGCGGCCTGCGCACTGCATTCCATACCGAGGCCGGCGCGTGGCTGGCGGTCGACGGCGTCGACCTGACCGTGCGCCGAGGCGAGATCGTGGGGCTGGTGGGCGAATCCGGTTCCGGCAAGTCCGTCACGGGCTTTTCACTGCTGGGTCTGATCGACCCACCGGGCGAAGTCGTCGACGGCGAGGTGAAGTTCAAGGGCACGGACCTGCGCAAGCTGTCCGAAGAGCAGATGCGCCAGCTTCGCGGCAATCGCATCGCCATGATCTTCCAGGACCCGCTGATGACGCTGAACCCGGTGCTGCGCATCGGCGAGCAGATGATGGAAGCCATCCTGACGCACGAGGACGTGCCGCGCGCCCAGGCCGAGGAACGCTGCCGCGAGGCGCTGGCCATGGTCGGCATTCCGTCGCCGGAGACGCGCTTGAAGAGCTATCCGCACGAATTCTCGGGCGGCATGCGCCAGCGCGTGGCGATCGCCATTGCGATGCTGAACAAGCCGGACCTGATCATCTGCGACGAACCCACCACGGCGCTGGACGTCACCATCCAGGGCCAGATCCTCTACCGCATGCAGCAGATCTGCCGCGAGCACAACACGGCGCTGATCTGGATCACCCATGATCTGGGCGTGGTGGCCGAGCTGGCGGACCGCGTGGCCGTGATGTATGCCGGCCGCATCGTGGAAAGCGGCCCGGTCGAACAGGTGCTGGATGCGCCGCGCCACCCCTACACCCGGGGCCTGCTGGATTCCATGCCTGGCGCCACGCAGCCGGGCGCGCGCCTGCACCAGATCAACGGCATGGCGCCCAGCCTTGCCGGCCGTCCGTCGGGCTGTGCGTTCCGGCCGCGCTGTACCAATGCGGTTACGCGCTGCACCGAGCAAGCCCCCTCCGTCACCACCGAAGGTTCGCGCAGCTATCGCTGTTACGTGCCGATCGCCCGCGAGGCACAGTAA
- a CDS encoding ABC transporter permease translates to MALFILRRLIQSLFVLLAVSVVVFFAVYAVGDPIELLVSPEASQAAREAMIARLGLDLPVWQQYTGFLWRALHGDLGTSFVHGIPAIELIVQRIPATFELVIVAIMLTCVIGIPLGLVAGLYRDEYVGRGIMASSVLGFSLPNFWQGMMLILLFAVWLGWLPATGRGDTVTVLGVRLSILTADGWSHLIMPAINLALANIALVLRLTASGVVEARSQDYVKFARAKGVKPGRIVRRHILRNILIPVVTVIGMEFGTLIAYSTITETVFAWPGMGKLLIDSVYQLDRPVVVAYVMLVTLIFVIINLVVDILYAALDPRVQLVAPAH, encoded by the coding sequence GTGGCCTTGTTCATCCTACGCAGACTGATACAGAGTCTGTTCGTGCTGCTGGCCGTATCGGTCGTGGTCTTCTTCGCGGTGTATGCCGTGGGCGACCCGATCGAACTGCTGGTCAGCCCCGAAGCCAGCCAGGCCGCGCGCGAGGCGATGATCGCCCGCCTGGGCCTGGACCTGCCCGTGTGGCAGCAGTACACCGGGTTCCTGTGGCGCGCGCTGCACGGCGACCTGGGCACCTCGTTCGTGCACGGCATCCCGGCAATCGAGCTGATCGTGCAGCGCATTCCGGCCACGTTCGAGCTCGTGATCGTCGCAATCATGCTGACCTGTGTGATCGGCATTCCGCTCGGCCTGGTCGCGGGCCTGTACCGCGATGAGTACGTGGGCCGCGGCATCATGGCCTCGTCCGTGCTGGGCTTTTCGCTGCCGAACTTCTGGCAGGGCATGATGCTGATCCTGCTGTTCGCCGTCTGGCTGGGCTGGCTGCCGGCCACCGGCCGCGGCGACACGGTGACCGTGCTGGGCGTGCGCCTGTCCATCCTGACCGCCGACGGCTGGTCGCATCTGATCATGCCGGCCATCAACCTGGCCCTGGCCAACATCGCCCTGGTGCTGCGCCTGACGGCCTCCGGCGTGGTGGAGGCCCGCAGCCAGGACTACGTGAAGTTCGCGCGCGCCAAGGGCGTCAAGCCCGGCCGCATCGTGCGCCGCCATATCCTGCGCAACATCCTGATCCCGGTAGTCACGGTGATCGGCATGGAGTTCGGCACGCTGATCGCCTACTCGACCATCACCGAGACCGTGTTCGCGTGGCCCGGCATGGGCAAGCTGCTGATTGACAGCGTGTATCAGCTCGACCGCCCCGTCGTCGTCGCCTACGTGATGCTGGTCACGCTGATCTTCGTCATCATCAACCTGGTTGTCGACATCCTGTACGCGGCGCTCGACCCGCGCGTGCAGCTCGTGGCCCCCGCTCATTGA
- a CDS encoding ABC transporter substrate-binding protein, protein MKLRTTLALVAAAIPLAAAQAQTLKIGLSAEPTSADPHYHKMTQNDAFSAHVYNSLVGRSADMKLVPQLATSWKNLDDLTWEFKLRDDVKFSNGKPFTSEDVLFTICRTLNNETNVSQSYMDMTKRITDVQTPDAHTVIITTGEPFPLMPAELARSLPIIWNGIVEHGKLTYDPKKGCGVTGAWPTVVDFNNGKDAIGTGPYMLKSYVKGTGIELVRNENYWGEKPHWKEVKFVPVPSAGPRLTGLLSGDFDMIENPAARDLPRLKDNPKFGFVATPSTRLVFFQPDVGRNPSPFVKSADGKNPLQDLRVRKAINMAIDRKTITARIMDGMATPAYQFMPDGMFGALPKAPEIKYDPEGAKKLLAEAGYPNGFELTLSSTNDRYVNDGQVAQAVAQYLARVGIKTNVDAMTASIYFPKRAKREFSFSMGGWPAETGEASALFQLWVATLDSPVSLGTSNYGGFSNADFDKVYKQAIVTVDPAKREKLLQESTQIALDNVPLIPLHFESSIWAYRKGISYEGRRDQYTLATSVKPDAK, encoded by the coding sequence ATGAAGTTGCGCACCACCCTGGCCCTTGTGGCCGCCGCCATTCCCCTGGCAGCCGCCCAAGCCCAGACGCTGAAGATCGGCCTGTCGGCCGAACCGACCTCGGCGGACCCCCACTATCACAAGATGACGCAGAACGACGCGTTCTCCGCGCACGTCTACAACTCGCTGGTGGGCCGCAGCGCCGACATGAAGCTGGTGCCCCAGCTTGCGACTTCCTGGAAGAACCTGGACGACCTGACCTGGGAATTCAAGCTGCGCGACGACGTCAAGTTCTCGAACGGCAAGCCGTTCACGTCCGAAGACGTGCTGTTCACGATCTGCCGGACGCTGAACAACGAAACCAACGTGTCGCAGTCCTACATGGACATGACCAAGCGCATCACCGACGTCCAGACGCCGGACGCGCACACCGTCATCATCACGACCGGTGAACCCTTCCCCCTGATGCCGGCCGAACTGGCCCGCTCGCTGCCGATCATCTGGAACGGCATCGTCGAACACGGCAAGCTTACGTACGACCCCAAGAAGGGTTGCGGCGTGACGGGCGCCTGGCCCACGGTGGTCGACTTCAACAACGGCAAGGACGCCATCGGCACCGGCCCCTACATGCTGAAGTCCTACGTCAAGGGCACCGGCATCGAGCTGGTCCGCAACGAGAACTACTGGGGCGAGAAGCCGCACTGGAAGGAAGTGAAGTTCGTGCCGGTGCCGTCCGCCGGCCCGCGCCTGACCGGTCTTCTGTCCGGCGACTTCGACATGATCGAAAACCCCGCCGCGCGTGACCTGCCGCGCCTGAAGGACAACCCGAAGTTCGGCTTCGTGGCCACGCCGTCCACCCGCCTGGTGTTCTTCCAGCCGGACGTGGGCCGCAACCCGAGCCCGTTCGTCAAGAGCGCCGACGGCAAGAACCCGCTGCAGGACCTGCGCGTTCGCAAGGCCATCAACATGGCCATCGACCGCAAGACCATCACCGCCCGCATCATGGACGGCATGGCCACCCCGGCCTACCAGTTCATGCCCGACGGCATGTTCGGCGCGCTGCCCAAGGCCCCGGAAATCAAGTACGACCCGGAAGGCGCCAAGAAGCTGCTGGCCGAAGCCGGCTACCCGAACGGCTTTGAACTGACGCTGTCGTCCACCAACGACCGTTACGTCAACGACGGCCAGGTTGCGCAGGCCGTGGCCCAGTACCTGGCCCGCGTCGGCATCAAGACCAACGTGGACGCGATGACCGCCTCCATCTACTTCCCCAAGCGCGCCAAGCGCGAGTTCAGCTTCTCGATGGGCGGCTGGCCGGCGGAAACGGGTGAAGCGTCGGCGCTGTTCCAGCTGTGGGTTGCCACGCTGGATTCGCCCGTCAGCCTGGGCACCAGCAACTACGGCGGCTTCTCGAACGCCGACTTCGACAAGGTCTACAAGCAAGCCATCGTGACGGTTGACCCCGCCAAGCGCGAAAAGCTGCTGCAGGAATCTACCCAGATCGCCCTGGACAACGTGCCGCTGATCCCGCTGCACTTCGAAAGCAGCATCTGGGCGTACCGCAAGGGCATCTCGTACGAAGGCCGCCGCGACCAGTACACCCTGGCCACCTCGGTCAAGCCTGACGCCAAGTGA
- a CDS encoding enoyl-CoA hydratase/isomerase family protein: MTDITLEHYSAYESLKLRRHPGGVLELIMGAKGGAAGKLSTADDRMHRELADIWRDIDTDPDTRVVVIRGEGKGFSGGGDLDLVQQMADDFDVRTRVWREARDLVYNIINCSKPIVSAMHGAAVGAGLVAGLLADISIAARDARIIDGHTRLGVTAGDHAAIVWPLLCGMAKAKYYLMLCETVSGEEAERIGLVSLCVDEAELIGKAFEVANKLAAGSQTAIRWTKYSLNNWLRMAGPTFDTSLALEFMGFGGPDVREGINSLRERRAPNFRPDSPF; this comes from the coding sequence ATGACCGACATCACGCTGGAACACTATTCGGCCTACGAATCCCTGAAGCTGCGCCGCCACCCGGGCGGCGTGCTGGAACTCATCATGGGCGCCAAGGGCGGCGCGGCGGGCAAGTTGTCCACGGCCGACGACCGGATGCACCGGGAGCTGGCCGACATCTGGCGCGACATCGACACCGATCCGGACACGCGGGTCGTGGTGATCCGCGGCGAGGGCAAGGGCTTCTCCGGCGGCGGCGACCTGGATCTGGTGCAGCAGATGGCGGACGACTTCGACGTGCGCACCCGCGTCTGGCGCGAGGCGCGCGACCTGGTCTACAACATCATCAACTGCAGCAAGCCGATCGTGTCGGCCATGCACGGTGCGGCGGTGGGGGCGGGCCTGGTGGCCGGCCTGCTGGCCGACATCTCGATCGCGGCGCGCGACGCCCGCATCATCGACGGCCACACCCGGCTGGGCGTCACGGCTGGCGACCATGCCGCCATCGTCTGGCCGCTGCTGTGCGGCATGGCCAAGGCCAAGTATTACCTGATGCTGTGCGAGACGGTGTCGGGCGAGGAAGCCGAACGCATCGGCCTGGTGTCGCTCTGTGTGGACGAGGCCGAGCTGATCGGCAAGGCGTTCGAGGTGGCCAACAAGCTGGCGGCCGGGTCGCAGACGGCGATCCGCTGGACCAAGTATTCGCTGAATAACTGGTTGCGCATGGCCGGCCCGACCTTCGACACGTCGCTGGCGCTGGAATTCATGGGCTTTGGCGGCCCGGACGTGCGCGAGGGCATCAATTCCCTGCGCGAGCGCCGGGCGCCGAATTTCCGGCCCGATTCGCCGTTCTGA